One region of candidate division Zixibacteria bacterium HGW-Zixibacteria-1 genomic DNA includes:
- the tolB gene encoding Tol-Pal system beta propeller repeat protein TolB, whose amino-acid sequence MKSLKRIVFTTITLIMCASTWGQSGLSVRDYTGRLDERRTFEPTKIAVEEAHYVGIDYITAADSVIMRNCGIILQNDLDFSPYFENVPLDSFFMRHMELDRMTLLGWKQLAAQYVVRLEMEFPRNNITIRYRLFSTEAEREIRKERFETAKSDYRAAVHEVANDIIKALLGDEGIYRTKVVYSKKLGDATELFIADFDGHNERQITNNGSLNILPTFSPDGQYIYFTSYMEDEARIYMLNLKTNAVDLISSYAGLNTAPAVSPDGKLIACVLTKDGNSEIYLLERNGKIKKRLTNSWSIETAPTWSPDGKEIAFTSDRTGSPQIYVMDKEGLNIRRLSYQGNYNDSPCWSPRGDRIIFTSRDGRFQIVSVDVMGRDFRVLADFGDNENPEFSPDGNHIVFASNRMGVKDIYTMDIFGQNQRKISSGGGCSNPAWSPYIK is encoded by the coding sequence ATGAAAAGTCTTAAAAGAATAGTATTCACTACCATTACGCTGATTATGTGCGCTTCGACATGGGGGCAATCCGGCCTGAGTGTCAGGGATTACACCGGCCGGCTGGATGAAAGACGGACTTTTGAACCGACTAAAATCGCCGTTGAAGAGGCCCATTATGTGGGAATAGACTATATAACGGCCGCCGATTCGGTAATTATGCGGAATTGCGGAATTATCCTCCAAAATGATCTTGATTTCTCTCCTTATTTTGAAAATGTGCCGCTCGATTCATTTTTCATGCGGCATATGGAGCTGGATCGAATGACCCTTCTGGGCTGGAAGCAGTTGGCCGCGCAGTATGTGGTCAGGCTGGAGATGGAGTTTCCCCGGAATAATATCACGATCCGTTACCGTCTTTTCTCGACCGAAGCAGAACGGGAAATCAGAAAAGAGCGTTTTGAAACGGCCAAGTCCGATTACCGCGCGGCGGTGCATGAAGTCGCCAACGATATCATCAAGGCGCTTCTGGGCGATGAAGGCATATATCGAACCAAGGTGGTCTATTCGAAAAAGCTGGGAGACGCCACCGAATTATTTATTGCCGATTTTGACGGCCATAATGAGCGGCAAATAACCAATAATGGTTCCCTGAATATCCTGCCGACATTCAGCCCTGACGGGCAATATATTTATTTCACCAGCTATATGGAGGATGAGGCGCGCATTTATATGCTCAACCTCAAAACCAATGCCGTGGATTTGATTTCTTCCTACGCCGGATTAAATACCGCCCCGGCGGTTTCTCCCGACGGCAAATTGATTGCCTGCGTTCTTACGAAAGACGGCAATTCGGAGATTTATCTGCTTGAACGAAACGGCAAAATCAAGAAACGGCTGACCAATAGCTGGTCGATCGAGACGGCCCCGACCTGGTCGCCGGACGGCAAGGAGATAGCCTTCACGTCGGACCGCACCGGCTCGCCGCAGATTTATGTTATGGACAAGGAAGGGTTGAATATCAGAAGGTTATCCTATCAGGGCAATTACAATGATTCTCCCTGCTGGTCGCCGCGCGGGGACAGGATAATTTTTACCAGCCGGGATGGGCGGTTTCAAATTGTTTCGGTCGATGTGATGGGCCGGGATTTCCGGGTTTTAGCCGATTTCGGCGATAATGAGAACCCGGAGTTTTCTCCGGATGGAAACCATATCGTTTTCGCGTCGAACCGGATGGGCGTAAAAGATATTTATACAATGGACATTTTTGGCCAGAATCAGCGTAAAATATCCAGCGGCGGGGGTTGCTCCAATCCAGCCTGGTCGCCGTATATAAAGTAA